Part of the Pseudodesulfovibrio mercurii genome is shown below.
AGGCGGGCATCGGCTACATCGTCCGCCTGAGCGGGTACGGCGCGTCGTCGGACGCCCACTGGCGACTGGGCCGCGAGCAGGGCATGATCGACCAGTTCGTGGAGGATTCCAAGATCCCGTTCACCGTGCTGCGGGCCAACTCCTTCATGCAGAATTTCAGCACCGTGCTCGCCCCCATGGTCCGGTCCGGGGCCCTGATCCTGCCCGAGGAGGCGTACAAGGTCAGCTACATCGACGTGCGCGACATCGCGGCCTGCGCTGCCCGGCTGTTCAACGACAACGAGGGGTACACCAACGCCTTTTACGCCCTGACCGGCCCGCGCGGGCTGACCCTCGGGGACGTGGCCGCCATCATCGCCGAGGGTGCCGGGATCGCGCTGGAGTACGCCCCGGTGGACGAGGACGCGTACATCGCGGCCCTGGACGCGGCGGGCGTGTCCGAGTGGAACCGCAACATGCTGGTGTCCCTGAGCCGGGTCATCAAGCTCGGCATGATGGGCAACGTGACCCAGGCCGTGGAGTACCTGACCGGCACCCCGGCGCGGACCTTCGAGGGCTTCGTGCTTGAACACGCGGACGCCTGGAGGTAGCCCGTGCCCAAGGGCCGCGAGGAACTTTTGCGGGTCATCCGGACCATCTCGGCGGGCGGTCCCGCCGACGGCATTCATGCCCTGACCGGTCCGGAGTACGACCCCGAAATCCAGGAGCTGGCCGAGGCCGTGGCCGTCATGCTGGCCAAGATCGAGGCCAGGGAGGACCGGCTGGAGCAGCTCCTGGCCAAGATCCGGCGCGACACCGTGAACACCATCACGGCCGTGGCCCATGCGCTGGGCGCGCGCGACGCCTACACCGAGGGCCACGGCGAGCGGGTCGGCGTCTACGCCCGGCGGCTGGCCCAGCGGCTCGGCCTGCCCGCGGACGAGGTGGAGCGCATCCGCGTCGCCGGGACCCTGCACGACATCGGCAAGATCGGCTTTTCCGACCGCATCTTTTCCAGCGAGGACACGCCCCTGACCCGGGAGATGGTCGACGAGATCCACCGCCACCCGGAGTGGGGCCGCGACATCCTCAAGAACCTCGACTTCCTGGGCCCGGCCCTGGAATACGTCTACGCCCACCACGAACTCATGGACGGCTCGGGCTACCCGCGCGGGCTTGCGGGCGAGGCCATTCCCCTGGGCGCGCGCATCCTCTGCGTGGCCGACTATTTCGACGCCATGACCACGGACCGCCCCTACCAGCGGGGCCGGTCCGCCGAGGCGGCCTTCGAGACCCTGCGCCGGTTGGCCGGGACCGCCCTGGACCCGGACCTGGTGGAGACCTTCATCCTCGAGGTGGAGGAGGGCGGCCCGGCGGGCGCGGCATGACCGAGACCCTGGAAGAGAAGGTCGCCCGCGTCCTGCGGGACCGCATCAGGCTGGTCCCCCCGGACCCGGCCTGGCCGCGCCTGTTCGAGGAGGAGAAGGCACGGTTGCTCGCCTGCCTGCCCGAGGGGCTGGTCGTGCGCGTGGAGCACTTCGGCAGCACCGCCATCCCCGGCATCTGGGCCAAGCCCGTGGTGGACGTGCTCGTGGAGGTCGCGGACCTGGACCGGGCCCGGCGCGAAGCCATGCCCATCCTGGAGGGGCAGGGCTGCGACGCGTTCTGGCGGCCCCAGCCCGAGGGGGCGACCCCGCCGCACTATCCCTGGTTCATCCGGCGCGGGCCGATCGGCGAGCGCACCCACCACATCCACATGACCGTGGCCGACTCGACCCTGTGGGAGGGGCTGCTCTTCCGCGACCACCTCCGTGCCCATCCGGACGCGGCGGCGGACTACGAGCGGCTCAAGCGGGACCTGCTGGCCCGTTATCCCGACGACCGCGAGGCCTACACCGGGGGCAAGACCGAATTCGTGCAGCGGATCGTGGCCCTGGCCCGGGCGGCGGGCAACTGACGGCAAGATCGTGCAAGACCGGTCGCGCCCGGTATCCTATCCTCCTGAAAAACCAAGGAGGCATCATGCAACTCTTTTCCCTGTTCGATACCGGGGCCGTGATCGCGGACGGCGCGGCCAAATCCGCGGCCGACCTGCCGTGGCACCAACACCCGGCCTTTGCCGGGGTGGCCCTCAAGCACCTGCTCACCGGGGCCGAGACCGGCGGCGCCTTCAGCGTCCACCTGGTCCGGCTTGAACCCGGTTCGGAAATCGGCGACCATGTCCACGAGACCAGCTGGGAGCTGCACGAGGTGGCCTCGGGCAGCGGGGAGTGCCTGCTCGAAGGGCGCGCCATCCCCTATGTGCCGGGGAGGATCGCGGTCATGCCGCTGAAGGCCGCGCACCGTGTCCGGGCCGGAGAGGACGGGCTCTGCCTACTGGCCAAATTCGTACCCGCCCTGCTCTGACAGAGGACGTTCATGGCCGACCGCAGCACCGAATACCGCGAGATACCGGGCCTGAAAGGGGTCGGCGTGGTCCGCCACGCGGGCCCGCCGCCGACCACCGCGCGCCACGCCCACCGGTCCGTGTGCGTGGGCGCGGTCCTGTCCGGGGTGCGGGCCATCGAGACGCCTGACGGCCGCCGCGAGGCCTCGGCCGGGCAGGTCCTGGTCATCCCCTCCGGGCTGGCCCACGCCTGCCCGGACGCCGGGGAGAGCGACTCCGTCACGGTCAGCCTGGCCCCGGCCTGTTTCGAAACCGCCGGGCTGGCCCCCTGCCTGGCCCCGGACGCCCCCTGCGTCATCGACGACCCCGCCCGGTTCGGGGACGTGCTCCGGCTGGCCGATCTGGCCCGGGGCGCGGCTTCGCACCTGGAGCG
Proteins encoded:
- a CDS encoding NmrA family NAD(P)-binding protein, translated to MSKIFITGAAGNVGSALIDTLPDKAAVVAGVHGPDKAERLAASGVEARVYDFADKASMVAAMAGCDRLFLSVPMDEKMARFGRLAVDAAKEAGIGYIVRLSGYGASSDAHWRLGREQGMIDQFVEDSKIPFTVLRANSFMQNFSTVLAPMVRSGALILPEEAYKVSYIDVRDIAACAARLFNDNEGYTNAFYALTGPRGLTLGDVAAIIAEGAGIALEYAPVDEDAYIAALDAAGVSEWNRNMLVSLSRVIKLGMMGNVTQAVEYLTGTPARTFEGFVLEHADAWR
- a CDS encoding HD-GYP domain-containing protein, with amino-acid sequence MPKGREELLRVIRTISAGGPADGIHALTGPEYDPEIQELAEAVAVMLAKIEAREDRLEQLLAKIRRDTVNTITAVAHALGARDAYTEGHGERVGVYARRLAQRLGLPADEVERIRVAGTLHDIGKIGFSDRIFSSEDTPLTREMVDEIHRHPEWGRDILKNLDFLGPALEYVYAHHELMDGSGYPRGLAGEAIPLGARILCVADYFDAMTTDRPYQRGRSAEAAFETLRRLAGTALDPDLVETFILEVEEGGPAGAA
- a CDS encoding GrpB family protein, with the protein product MTETLEEKVARVLRDRIRLVPPDPAWPRLFEEEKARLLACLPEGLVVRVEHFGSTAIPGIWAKPVVDVLVEVADLDRARREAMPILEGQGCDAFWRPQPEGATPPHYPWFIRRGPIGERTHHIHMTVADSTLWEGLLFRDHLRAHPDAAADYERLKRDLLARYPDDREAYTGGKTEFVQRIVALARAAGN
- a CDS encoding cupin domain-containing protein, with protein sequence MQLFSLFDTGAVIADGAAKSAADLPWHQHPAFAGVALKHLLTGAETGGAFSVHLVRLEPGSEIGDHVHETSWELHEVASGSGECLLEGRAIPYVPGRIAVMPLKAAHRVRAGEDGLCLLAKFVPALL
- a CDS encoding helix-turn-helix domain-containing protein, whose amino-acid sequence is MADRSTEYREIPGLKGVGVVRHAGPPPTTARHAHRSVCVGAVLSGVRAIETPDGRREASAGQVLVIPSGLAHACPDAGESDSVTVSLAPACFETAGLAPCLAPDAPCVIDDPARFGDVLRLADLARGAASHLERQAALLAVMEPLCREGDRSDVDPAEPERIALVRRHLDAACAEDVRLEDLAGLAGCSPCRLNRLFARTVGMPPHEYQVLRRVGLAKACIRGGMGLAESAAEAGFSDQSHMTRCFRKVMGMTPGVFAAGVSAAKKG